GTTGTGCTCCGACTGAACCTGATAGCGCCCGCCGAGCGCGACGGAGACCGTCGGTTCATCCGAGTCATTCGTGTTGAACGTCAGCGTGCCGCTGCGCACGAGGGTGGTCGTGCCACCGTCGAGGACGAACTTCACCTGCATGTCGTAGAACGTGCCGGGCGCGATGGGGCCGCTCGGGGCGTTCAGCACGACCCAACCGGTGGGGACGGTCACGTTGCTGACCGTCAGGGGCTGGTTGCCGGTGTTGCGGATGCGCAGGGTGCCGGTGTCGTGCACGACGTCCGGGGTCGTCTCGTTCAGCTTGCCGATGCGGTGGAACGCCATGCGTTCATCGAGGCCGACGTTGTCCAGGCTCTTCACACCCACCTCTGGCCCGGCCGCCGCGGCCCGGACGTTGGAGATGATGAAGACGATGTCGTTGCCGTCGTAGCTGCCGTCGAACTCCTCGACGCCGACCACGTACGTGTTCGGCACCACGGTGCCGTCGGGCGTCTTCATCGGGTAGAAGCGGAACTTGTGCTTGTTCTGCGCCGCCCAGGTGTTCAGCGCGTCCTCACTGAAGGCATCGCGGAAGTTGACGTTGTCGGCGTCCTTGAATCCGGGCCAGGTCGTGTACAGGCCGAAGCTCTTGTTGCCCGGATCGAACAGCGTCGTCCCGTTGACCGTCGGCGCCACCGTCTGCGCGTCGGCGGTGGGAACGGTGAACAGCGGCGTCTTGGCGCCGGTGGAGCCCGGCGTGTAATAGCCCAGCGTGAGCGCGGGGTTGCTCGCGAGGCCCATGACCGCCAGCGGGGTGATGGTGACGGGCTGCGACGAGTCGGCGCGCAGCAGGCGCTCCATGCCGCTGACCTCTTCGTTGGCGCCGAGCGGTTCGGTCGAACTGTACAGGGCGGTGCTGCCGGGGTTCGTGTCGCCGACGTTGGTCGGGATCTGGTACAGATTGAAGATGGCGGCCAGCGACGGTTCGTTGTTGCCACCGATGCCGCTCGTGCCCAAGCCGCGCAGCGCGATGACGGTATTGGGCTGGTCGGGATCGTTGCTCTTGATCGTCAGGGTCGCGGTCTTCAGGCCGAGCGAGGTCGCGTTCATCGCGACGTTCACGACCAGGCTCTGGCCCGGCTGGATCGACTGCGGCAGCTCCGGCTTGCCGACGAAGACGAACTGGTTGGCGTTGGCGCCACCGATCGTCAGACCGTCAGACGGAAAGGCGAGCGGCTGGGTGCCATTGTTGGTGATCTTGATGGCCTGCGCGGGACCGGGCACGTTGGTGCCACTGGAGACGCGTACGTCGTTGAAGTGGTAGGCCTCCTTCTCCACCGAGACGTTGGCGCCGGGGGCGATCGGGCGCATCAGCGTGAGCTGGTTGCCGCCGTACTCGGCGACGTACAGGTAACCGTTGAGCGTGTTCTCGGTGATGTCGAGCGGGTCGACGAAGTGCGTCATGCCCGCGAGGCCACTGGTGGCGGCCCCGATCGAGCCATCGTCGCCGACGTCGAGGATCAGGATGTCGTCGCCACCGCTGTAGCGCGCCACGAGCATCTTGCCCTTGAGCGCGCCACCGAAGGTGTTGCTCTTGTACTCGATGACGCCGTTCGGCGAGTAGTTTTGCCCGAACACGTACGCGGGGCCCGAGTAGTTCGCAGCCGGCTGCGTGCCGACCGGGTAGGACCACTGTTCGTTCACGTCGACGCCGCTGGTCGGGTTGCCACCGTGTGCGTAGAACTCGTTGCGCGACGGGTTGGGGTGACCGTAATATCCGTTGGCCTTCACGTCGTAAAGCCAGTCGTCCTGCGTCTGCTTGACGTTGGTGATCTGCGACGTGGTGGGGGTCGCGGGCAGCGTCCCGTTGGCGGCCGAGCCATTGGTGGGGGCGTAGAGGTGCCCGTTGCTGTGCCACAGCAGATCGTACCCGTTGCGCACGCCGGTGGCGTACAGCTTCACCGGCGCATTGCTGGCGAAGGGATTGTAGGAGCCGCCGACATCGCTGGTGCGGACGTTGATCGGACCGGTATTGTTGAAGTCAGCCGCGATCGCCGCGACGTCGACCTGGAGGACGGCGGCGGTCAACTGAGATTCCGTGCGCTGGTTCCAGGCGAAGTCCTGGCCACCCATGGCTGACATCGAACCCTGCTGGAAGTAGAGCTTGCCATCGGGGCCGAACACCGGCTGGTTGGTCGTGTGGTCGCGGTAGCTGCGCGGCAGGTCGACCACGAAATCGCGGTACGTGCTGAGCGATGATCCGGTCAGACGGGAGATCTTGCCACTGTGGTTGGCGGCGCCGACCTGCTTGTAGTCGCTGTGCGCAACCCACAGGATCAGGTTCGACGCGGTCGACGCCGGGTCGAACGTCACGCCGGAGATCAACCGGTTGCCACCATTGTTGTTCTTGACGGTCGAGATGACCTGCGCCACGCCGAGCGTACCGTTGGCGTTGATCGGGTAGCGATAGATGTCGCCGGCGTCCGTGGGGGCGTACAGGCGCCCGTCGGGACCGATGCTGACGCCGGTGAACTTCTGCCCGGTGGCGGTGGGCAGCGCGATCTTCTCGAACGCGATCACGGAGTCGGGCTGGACGACGGCGTTGCCGGTCGTGAACGTGGCGCTGTACGGCAGGAAGCTCGCGCCGCTGGTGTCCTTCAGTTCATCGGTCACCTGGAACGTGTACGACGTGTTCGGGTCCAGTTGGCTGGAGGGCTGCAGGACGATCGCGCCACCGGCGGCGTCGGTGTTCAGGACGGCGTTGACCAGCGCGCCGTCGCTCGTGCGCACGAGGCGCACCGCGGCGGAGGTCAACGTCGCCGAATCGACGCCGGCGCCCGAGGTGGGCAGCATCAGGTCGGCTGCGACGAACGACGTCGGCACGACGTCCGACGCGCCGTTGCCCGGACGCGTCGCGGTGATCGACGGACGGCTGTTCAGCGGCGCGCCCGGCAGGATCTCAAATCGGTCGAACGTGGCGGTGAAGTCCGGCGTGCCGGAGCTCTTCTTGGCCGCGAGGATGCCGGTGGTGGAGGCGGTGTTGAAGAACTCGTTCTTCTTGGTGCCGCTCAGCGTCAGCTCACCGCCCAGCTTCACGACGGCGCCACCGTTGATGCGGTAGTAGGCCAGCACCTTGCCGGTGGTGGCGTTGCCGCTCATGAAGAGGTCCAGGGTCGAGATGCCGTTGAACCCACCGATATCCGTGTACGACGTCGGCGTCGCCAACGAGTGCGTGTAGCTCGTGCCGACCAATGTCTCATCGATGAACTGAAGCATCGGCGTGCCGCCGACGTTCACGGCCACCAGCTTGACGTAGTTGTCCTGGTTCGGTCCGAACATCAGGCCAGCCTGATTATTGTTGGCCGTGTAGTTGCTCAGCGGACCCACGAGGCGCACGCTGACCGTGAACCCGGCTGCTCCCGTGGCGTCGAACTTCGTCTCCAGCGCATTGCGGAGCGTGCTGTCGTCGTTGTAGTTGGTGCCGGTGCTGCCCGTGCCCTGCGCGGTAACCGTGAGAACGCCCGCCGTGGTGTCCAGGTCGATCAGGCTCGGCACGTACTCGGCGTCCGGCGAGCCGTTCATCACCTGCACGTGCGTGAAGCCGGTGCCCTGCCCGTCCTTGTCGAGCATGCCACCACCGTCCTGGTCGAAGTCGAGCAGGAACGGCAACGACTGGATGGCCGACGGGTTGCCCGCCAACAGGCGGCGGTCCTCGAGCCGCTCGACCACGCTGTTGACGGCACGACGCAACCGAACCCCTGACGTAAGCTTCTTAAACACAGATAATCCCTTGATAGACGGCACTGATCACTGATGGTCTGGGGACCCGCGCACCCACGCAGGGCCCCTCTCACAACGTACTAGAAGCAAAGGACGACGCCGAACCAAAATCGCATCGCCTCAGGTCCGATATATTTATCATCGGGTCGTGCGGGAGGGCCGCAACGTCTGGGAGGGAAACGACTCGTAGCACCTACCGACTTCACCCAACCCCACCCCGTTTGCAATCGCATACGTCGTGACACTTAGAATACGGCAAAAGAACCTAAACGGATACAAAAATCCGCGTTAATTGCTGTTCAACACGCGGTGGGGAAATGGGCAAGGACGTCTTCAATTCTTGAGCGAACAGCGACACGTGAAGCTCTTCCAGCATCCAACGGAGGTGCTGCACGTCCAGATCGTCAAAGCGATCTGACGCGTCCAAATAACGTTCCCAAAGCCGGTTAAAGATAGCCGCGTTCGCTTGGTCGCGCGTCGTTCCACCCATGACCAATTTTCGGTGACGCGCACCGTACGCCTTCACGAACCGCGGAAGATGGGTAAGCCAAGTAGGCGGTGTAATTGTTAAGAAACTCTTGAAAATAAGGTGCGTCAATCGTTCTCTCAGGTCTGTGATGGTCGCGTGTGCGTTCGATGGGGCGGGTTGGCCCAGTTGAAGCGTGACAGCTTGGTACTCGGCCAGCGTCTGGCGCGTAATACGCCAGACGTCGCTGGCAACGATCGCCAGGTCATTCCAAGCGCGATCGATACGTCGTGCGAACTCGTCCTTTGTCCGAATCGGGTCACCATCCGCGAACAGCAGGCGGTCGGCGATGGCGGTGCGCAACTCGACCTTCAGGTCCTGAGCGCTCCCCAGTCGGCTGTATAGCACCGCGGTCTTGGGGAAGTCGGGCAGGGCGTTGATGGCGTGGCTGAGCTCTTCGCGGAACTCGATCAGGAACAAACGGCGCAGGCCCAGACGCGAGGCGGCGGCCGCTTTGTCGGGTGAATCGAGCAGACGCAACGCAACGCTGTTGCCTTCATCGATGACCGCCGGATAGGCGATCAGCCGAATCCCCGGCCGGTCGATCTCGATGCGCTCCGGCAGGTCGCCGAAGTCCCACGCGCGCAGGCCGTCGCGGTCGAACGTGGTGCTCGGCAGTTCACGGATGAGCTGGGCGATGTTCTCGCTAAGCCGTTCGCGCAGCGGGATCAGATCGCGATCCTGACCCAGCGCCTTGCCGGTGTCGTCGACGACGCGCAGGTTCATGCGCAGGTAGTCGGGCAGCAGGTGATCCTGCCACTGCACCGTCGGCACGAGCTCGCCGACGATCTTGCCGATATCCCACGCCAGCGCGTCCTTGAACGATCCCTGCCGATACTTGCCCAGCAGCACCGGCGCGACGCGGGCCGCCACCTCGGGCACGGGGATCAGCTTCACGCGCAGCGGCTTAGGCAGTTGGCGGATGAGCACTTCGATCTTCTCGCGCAGCAGGCCGGGCACCAGCCATTCGAACGGTGCCGGTGACAACCGGTTCAGCGCCGCCAGCGGGATCTCCGCCGTCACACCGTCGGCTTCGTCGCTCGGGTCGAACACGTACGACAGCGGCAGGGTGACGCCGTCGATGTCGGCCGAGTCGGGGAACTGGTCGGACGCCACCGGCTGCGTGCCGGGCACGATCAGGTCCTCGATCGACATGAACAGCGCCCGGCGGTCCTGCCGCTCGGCGGCGCGGCGCCACTCCTCGAACAGCTTGCCGTCGTACACGCCCGCGGGCACCTTGGCGTCGTAGAACGCGAACCGGCTTGCGGAGTCGGTCAGCAGGTTCTTCCGCCGGGCCTTCGCCTCCAGCAGTTCCACGTCGCGCAGCAATTGATCGTTATGCCGCCGCCACGGGGCGTTGGTGGCATACTGGTTCTCGATTAGCGCCGCCTGGATGAAGATCTGCCGCGACTGCTTCGGGTCGATCGGGCCGAAGTTCACGCGCTTGCGCGGCACGATCACCAGGCCGTACAGCGTCTGCTTCTCGTACGCGCTCACGCTGGCGCCACCGCGGTAGTAGTGCGGCTCGAAGTACGTCTTCTTCACGAGGTGGCCCGCCATCCGCTCGATCCACTCAGCCTTGATGCTGGCGTTCACGCGGGCGTACAGCTTCGTCGTCTGCACGATCTCGGCGGCCATCACCCAGCGCGGCTTGGCGGTGAATAATCCCGAGCCCGGGAACAGGCTGAACTTTACGTTGCGCGGCCCCTCGTACTCGTGCGTGTCGGTCTTCATGCCCACGTTGGCCAGCAGCCCGCTCAATAGCGCGCGATGGACGGCGTCGTAAGTCGCCGGCCGCGCGTTGAACGACAGGCCGAAGTCCTCCATCAGCGTGTGCAACTGGTAGTAGACGTCGCGCCACTCGCGCATACGCACGTACGACAGGAAGTTCTGCTTGCACGCCTTGCGCAGCTTGCTGTGCGAAAGGTTCTCCTGCTGCTCGGTGAAGAACTTCCACAGCTTCAATAGTGCCAGGAAGTCCGACTGCTCGTCCCGCCATTGCTTGTGCGCCTCGTCGGCGGCCTGCTGCTGGTCGAGCGGGCGCTCGCGCGGGTCCTGTACGCTCAGCGCCGCTGCGATCACCAGCACCTCGTTCAGGCAGTGCTCGTGCGTGGCCTCGAGGATCATTCGCGCAATGCGCGGGTCGACCGGAAGCTTCGCGATGTCGCGGCCGACGTGGGTCAGCGCGTTCAACTCGTCCACCGCGCCCAGTTCGTGCAGGGTCTGATAGCCGTCCTTTACCTGTCGGTAGTCAGGGGGTTCGACGAACGGGAACTCCTGCACCTCGCCCAGCCGCTGCGACTTCATCTGAAGGATGACGTTGGCGAGGTTGGTGCGCAGGATCTCCGGCTCGGTGAACTGCGGGCGGCTCTGGAAATCTTCTTCGGAATACAGGCGGATGCAGAGGCCTGGGCCCACGCGGCCACAACGGCCCTTGCGCTGGTCGGCGCTGGCGCGGCTGATCGGTTCGATCGGCAGCCGTTGCACCTTGTTACGCGCGTTGTACCGACTGATGCGGGCGAAGCCGGTATCGATGACGTAGTGGATGCCCGGCACGGTCAACGACGTCTCGGCGACGTTCGTCGAAAGCACGATGCGCCGCCGGCCGTGCGGTTGGAAGACGCGCATCTGCTCGTCGGCCGCCAGGCGCGCGTACAACGGCAGGACCTCCGCATCGCGCGGGCCGTGCTTGCGCAGTTCTTCCGTCGCCTCACGAATGTCGCGCTCACCGGTCAGGAAGACCAGTACATCGCCCGGTCCCTCACGGCAGACTTCGTCGACGGCCGCCAGCAACGCGCTCGATTCCATCTCGTCGGCGGCGTCGATGTCGTCGGCGACGATTGGTCGGTACCGCACCTCCACCGGATATGTTCGGCCCGACACCTCGATGATCGGCGCATCCGAGAAGTGCTTGCTGAACAGCTGCGGGTTGATCGTCGCCGACGTCACGATCAGCTTCAGGTCAGGTCGCTTGGGCAGCAGCTGCGACAGGTGGCCCAGGAGGAAGTCGATGTTCAACGAGCGCTCGTGCGCCTCGTCGATGATGATCGTGTCGTAGTTTTCCAGGAAACGATCGGAACCGATCTCGGCCAGCAGGATGCCGTCGGTCATCAGCTTTACGAGCGTGTCCTGCGAGGTCTTGTCACCGAACCGCACCTTGTAGCCCACCACCTGACCCAGCGGGCGGCCAAGTTCGTCGGCGATGCGCTGAGCAACGCTGCGCGCGGCCACTCGACGCGGCTGAGTGTGACCAATCAGGCCCCGCACGCCACGGCCAAGCTCCAGGCAGATCTTGGGTAGCTGCGTGGTCTTGCCGCTGCCCGTTTCGCCACACAGGATGATGACCTGGTTGTCTCGGATCGCGTCGGCGATCTCGTTGCGCTTCTGCACGATCGGCAGCGCATCGTCGTAGTTGATCTTCGGCACGAGCTCACGGCGATGCGTGACCCGGGCCGCAGAACGATCGATCTCGGTGGTCAACTGCGCCGCGGTGGTATCAAGCGGTTTACCGTCGGCGACGGAACGTTCGAGCGTGCGCAGCCGCTGCCGCAAGCGGTGCCGGTCCCGCAGCAGAACGTGATCGAGTCTGGTGTAGAGCTCGGTGAAATTAGGCGCAGCCGATTCCAAGGGCGGGACATTCTAGCCGCTCGGAAGGCTCAATTCTCCTTTTTCTCAGCCAGGTTTACGCCCGCACCGACGATTCTCGGCACGATGTCGACCCTACCTCTGTGAAGTTACTAGATCGGCGACCGCCGGCGCGACAGCAGCAGGCCCATTCCCGCCAGCCCGAGCGTGCAGAGGCCCAAAGGCTCGGGGACGACGCTGGTTTCGACGCTGATCTGCCCGGTCGCGTAGTCGAACTGCTGGCCCCCGTCGTACACGCGCCACGACAGGCCATCGGCCAAGGTCGGGAGGATGATCGACGAGAAAGTGCCGCTGACGCCCGTGTTGGTCGTCCAGTCGAACAGGTCGTAAGTTTGCCCAGCAGCGAAGGCGACGCCCGATGCATCGACTTGAAGCGTCCCGCCGAAGGCGAGGTCGTAGCTCGTGCTGTTCGTGGAGTTCACCGCGATTGTGTCATGCCCCGAGCCGTTGAACAAATCGAAGGCGGTCGCGCCGAGCAGCGTAAGGTTGCGATCGAAGGTGAGCGTCCCCGGTGCACTGCTGGAGGTGCCGGGCGCCAGTGTGGCGTCGGCGTTGACGGTCGCAGGCCGCGCGATCTTGCCGGTGCCACCGAGCGTTCCATCGTTCGCGACAACGGCTGCGGCCGACGACGACATCGTTCCGGTGACCAGCAGGGTCCCGCCGTTGATGGTAGTTGCGCCATTATAGGAGATCGTTGCGCTCGCGAGCGTAAGGGTGCCGCCATCCACCTTGGTGATTGCGCCGGTGCCGGTGCTGTTGGTGAGCGCGCCGGAGAGCAGGGACGCGCCACTGCCACCGATCGTGACGGTGTTGCCGTTCAGGTTTGCCGGGGAAGCAAGTGTGAAGCGGTTGGTCGAGTTATTGATCCACGACTGGGTGCCACCAAGCTTGAACGCGCTGGTGTTGATCGTCAGGTCACCGCTGCTGGTGTTATCCATCAGGATGCCAACGCCGGCGACGCCGTTGATGGTGCTGCCGTTGGTCTGAAACGTGGGTGCGCCGGAGTTCTGGCCGAGCGGATTGCTGGTGATCTCGATGCTGTTGACCGTGCTCCCGGTCATCCAGATGCCGCCGATCACGGTGACGTGCGTCGAGATGGACGGCTGGTAAGCGGCGGCGCTATCGAAGACGGCGATGCGGTCGGGCGCCAAGGGGGCGCTCGCTGGCGACCAGTTGGCATTCGTGTTCCAGTTTGAATCGGTGTTCCCGACCCACGCCCGCGTCTCCAGCGCCGCGTGTGCCGCCGTCGGCAGCAGGATCGCTGCGACAAGGGTGGCGGTGGCGCGCTCGTATCCGACCGTGTGCTTCCTCGACTGCATCTGCATCTGTCCTCTCCTGTGATGGGTTAATCCAAGGTCAATCGCGACGTGACGTTCTTCTTGATGTAGGAGGCCTGGTACGTGTTGACGTGTCCGTCGAGGAACAGCACGTTGGCGGCCTTCCTGTTGTTGTGACGGTAAATGTCGAAGCTGCGCCCACCCGCCCACAGTTGGGCCCGATCCTTCAGGCTGTAGTCCTGGAAGCTGTCGGCGACATGAATCAGGCTGCTGGCCGGCCTGCGCGCCTTGGTGAGCTTGCGCGGCAGGGTCTGGTCACGCGGGGCTGGGCTCAGGTGAATCAGGTAGCCCGACTCCGCGACGCCGCTCAGGTACGGCTGAATGTCGTACCCGGTCGGCTGATACTCCGGGCAGACGAAGACCGAGCGCCGAAAGGACGCGCGGTCGCCGTCGTTGAAGGCGTAGATGTACGGGATCGTCAACGAGGTGCCCGCCCACCGGGGCCGTCCCATGTAAGGCCCCAGGGCGTGGACCATGCCGTACGAGCTGTGGTTCGGAATCGAGTTGTCGAGGTTGTGCTTCCAGTTGACCGGGGGCAGGTAACCGCGGTTGTCGTTGGCGTACATGCTGAACATGATGCCGATCTGCCGAAAGTTCGCGGCGCACGTCAACGTGTTCGCGTGCTGCCTGGCCTTGCTGAGCGCCGGCAAAAGCATGGCGACGAGGATGCTGATAATCGAGATTACGACCAGCAGTTCGACGAGGGTGAAGCCTCGGCAAGTCTGCCCGGTTGGTGTCCGTTTCCACATCGGTATCGCTCCGTTACTGTCCTGGACGCGTCGTCGCTGGCGGCGCGCTGATCGAGGCGCGCGGAACCCATTCCACCGGTAACGTCACGTGCTGTGTCGGGGCACGCTTGCGCGTCACATCGCGCCCGATGCCGTCGAACAGCAGCTCCATGGCGACCCGGCCCATTTCGACCGAGGGCTGTCGCACGGAGGCCAGTGGTGGGTCCAGCCAGCGACACAGCGGCGAGTCGTCGAACCCGACGATGCTCACGTCCGCCGGGATGCGCAGGCCCATGCCGCGGATCGTCCGATACGCCTCGGCGGCCACCTGATCGTCCGAGTAGAAGACGGCCGTCGGGCGGTCCTCACGCGACAGAAGCTGCCGCGTGCAGCGCGCGATTCGCTCAGACCAGTCTTCCTGCGGTTGCACGGCCAGGTCGACCACGCGCGACCGGTCGAACGGCAGCCCGCGGTCGCCGACCGCGTCGCGCAGGCCCTCCAGGCGTGCGCGAACGGTGCCGGCAGCCATGTTCCCGATGAACCCGAACGTCCGGTGGCCCAGATCGACCAACGCATTGCCGACCATCAGCCCACCGGCATGGTTGTCGGCCGTGACCGACGCGACCTCGAGGTCGCGCGTGTGTTCGTCGACGAGCACGAACGGAAAGCCCTTCTGCTTCAGTTCGATCAACGCCTCGGTGAAGCGGGGGTGGTGCCACGACAGGATCAACGCCCCGTCGGCCGACCGGTCGGGCAGACCCTTGAGGATCGCGATGTCGTGATCCATGCGGTTGTGCGCATCGTACACCTGCACCTGGTAGCCACGTTCGCCGCCCAGCAACTGTGCGCCGCGGGCGATCTGCACGCACTGTTCGAATGCGAGGTCGGGCACGATCACCCCGATCTCGCGGGTCGCAAGGTCGGCCTGGCGCACGAACAATCCCTTGCCCGGGCGTCGTTCGATCAGACCTTCTCGAATCAACTGATCGGTCGCCCGACGGACCGACACCCGGCTGATGCCGTTCTCGCGGCAAAACTCCTGCTCGGTCCCCACGAACTCACCCGCCTTGCGCGATCCGTCTTGGATGGCAGTGCGGAGCTTTACCAAGAGCTCGTCGTACACCGTTGTACTACGGGTATTAATACATGTGTTATACACGGGGGGATTGTGTACTGTGAATGGTCCATAGTCAAATGATTTGCCAAAAACTGTCCTATATTGCGTGAAAGAAGCTCGATAAGTTCAGGAAGCCGATCGCGCGGCGTCGGAATAGATGTTCTGGCCACCTGTTGCCTATACCGTTGCGTTCAATCGTGTTACAGTTCGCTGCCAACCGGCCGCCACGTATCTGATGCTGAAGTTCATTCTCTTTCGCATCCTCCAGTTCCCACTGATCCTCGCGATCATCTACGTCGTCACCTTTCTGCTGGTCTGGGTTGCGCCAGGCAGCCCATTCGAGCGCACCGATCGCGCGATCGACCCAAAGATTATCGAGCTGAAAAAGGAACAACTGCACGCTGCCAGCGCGTTGGAATTTCTGACCTACTACCCATGGAACGTAATCCGGCACGGCGACTTCGGGCCGAGCCTGAATTACGAGGAATGGTCGGTTAACGACATCATTAAATCTGGTCTGCCGGTCTCGGTAACGCTGGGCCTGCTTGCGATCACGATCGCCACGTTCGCCGGGGTGGCGATCGGGGCGGCCGGGGCGGCGTGGCGGGGGGGCGTGGTGGATTGGCTCGGGCTGGGCGTCGCGCTCGTGGGCATCAGCTTGCCGGGCTTCGTCACCGCGGGGCTGCTGATCACGATTTTCTCCGTGAACCTGAAGTGGTTTCCAGTCGGCGGGTGGGGCACGCTGTCGACGATGATCCTGCCGGCGATCGCGCTGGCGCTGATGCCGATGGCCTACATCACGCGCCTGTCGCGGGCCGCGATGATCGACGTGCTCGGCAGCGACTTCATCCGCACCGCCCGCGCTAAGGGGCTGAGTAAACCGTCCGTCGTTGTAAAGCACGCATTGAAGAACGCCATGCTGCCGGTGCTGAGCTACATCGGCCCAGCGACCGCAGCGGCGATGACCGGGTCGTTCGTTGTCGAGAAGGTCTTCAACATCCATGGCCTCGGCGAGCATTTCGTCAACAGCGTGCTGAACCGTGACCAGACGCTCGTGCTGGGTGTGGTGATGGTCTACTCGACGCTGCTGCTCGGCATGAACCTTCTGGTCGATTTGAGCTACGCGCTCGTCGACCCGCGCATCGATCTGAGCGACAAGGGGGCGGCATGACCGCCATCACCACGACGGTGAACATGTCCCCCGCGGCGCCACCGGTCGACAACCTCGGCCGACGTTTGCTGGGGAGCGGGCGCGTGATGATTGGTGGCGCGATCGTGCTGCTGATCGCGCTCGCCTGTATCGCGAGCCTGCCGTGGACCAGCGACGGTGGCGTCGGTGGCACCGGTGCCGGCACGTGGTACTACGATCGACAGGAGGCGGGCGGTAGCCGCTTGCCGCCCGATGTGTCGTCAGTCGATCGCTGGTTCGGCACCGACGTGCTGGGCCGCAGCCTGCTGGCCCGCTGCCTGTTCGGTGGCTGCATCAGCCTAGCGATCGGCCTCGCGGCGGCGGTCATATCCATGGTGCTGGGCGTGGGTGTCGGGCTGCTGGCCGGGTATCGCGGCGGATGGACCGACGCCATCCTCATGCGGCTGGTCGACATCCTCTACGGCCTGCCCTACATCCTGATCATCGTGCTGCTGAAGTTTGCGCTCGAGCCGATCGTCATCGATTGGCTGACGGCCCTGAACCTGCACGTCTTGCCCGACCGGTTGAAGTTTCCACCCGCCGGCGCCGCCAACGTGATTACGATGTTCATCGCGATCGGGTCGGTCAGCTGGCTGACGATGGCGCGGGTGGTGCGCGGGCAGGTGCTCAGTTTGCGCAACCAGCCGTTTATCGAAGCCGCGCGGGCTGCCGGTCTGACCGAGATGCGTATTTTCGGCACGCACCTGCTACCAAACCTGATCGGACCCGTGATTGTTTATGCGACGCTGACCGTGCCCCGGGCGATTCTGGAAGAATCGCTGCTAAGCTTCCTTGGCGTCGGCGTGCAGCCACCGGTACCGACGTGGGGATCGCTGGCGTCGGACGGCATCGGGCTGGCGCTGAACCCCGTCAACAGTCGATGGTGGCTGTTGTTGTTCCCCTGTTCCTTGCTGGCGGTTACCTTGCTGGCGTTGAACTTCCTGGGGGATGGCCTGCGCGACGTGCTCGATCCGAAGCGCGGCGCCGCGCGAATGTGAACCCGCCGACCGCCTGTCATTGGCCAAGGCTTACTGCGAGCGAGTGACTTCATGGAGAATCGCTTCGGCATCAAAGACTTCCTGCTGCTGACCCTCGTGGTCGTGCTGATCGTGATGGTCGCGCTGGCGATGAAGCAGTACGACCGGCAGTGGAACGAACTGCGCGCGATCCGCGCCAACATCGACGCGCAGTCGCGCGATTTGCGCGATCTGCAGGGCCGCATTGCCAGTGGCGCGATTGCGGCTCGGCCGGCGGAAGGTGGAGCGGCGCCGGCGACGACGCAGGCGATCGATCCGAGAGACCCCTTTGCGTACATCCGCGCCGCC
The Tepidisphaeraceae bacterium DNA segment above includes these coding regions:
- the hrpA gene encoding ATP-dependent RNA helicase HrpA, whose translation is MESAAPNFTELYTRLDHVLLRDRHRLRQRLRTLERSVADGKPLDTTAAQLTTEIDRSAARVTHRRELVPKINYDDALPIVQKRNEIADAIRDNQVIILCGETGSGKTTQLPKICLELGRGVRGLIGHTQPRRVAARSVAQRIADELGRPLGQVVGYKVRFGDKTSQDTLVKLMTDGILLAEIGSDRFLENYDTIIIDEAHERSLNIDFLLGHLSQLLPKRPDLKLIVTSATINPQLFSKHFSDAPIIEVSGRTYPVEVRYRPIVADDIDAADEMESSALLAAVDEVCREGPGDVLVFLTGERDIREATEELRKHGPRDAEVLPLYARLAADEQMRVFQPHGRRRIVLSTNVAETSLTVPGIHYVIDTGFARISRYNARNKVQRLPIEPISRASADQRKGRCGRVGPGLCIRLYSEEDFQSRPQFTEPEILRTNLANVILQMKSQRLGEVQEFPFVEPPDYRQVKDGYQTLHELGAVDELNALTHVGRDIAKLPVDPRIARMILEATHEHCLNEVLVIAAALSVQDPRERPLDQQQAADEAHKQWRDEQSDFLALLKLWKFFTEQQENLSHSKLRKACKQNFLSYVRMREWRDVYYQLHTLMEDFGLSFNARPATYDAVHRALLSGLLANVGMKTDTHEYEGPRNVKFSLFPGSGLFTAKPRWVMAAEIVQTTKLYARVNASIKAEWIERMAGHLVKKTYFEPHYYRGGASVSAYEKQTLYGLVIVPRKRVNFGPIDPKQSRQIFIQAALIENQYATNAPWRRHNDQLLRDVELLEAKARRKNLLTDSASRFAFYDAKVPAGVYDGKLFEEWRRAAERQDRRALFMSIEDLIVPGTQPVASDQFPDSADIDGVTLPLSYVFDPSDEADGVTAEIPLAALNRLSPAPFEWLVPGLLREKIEVLIRQLPKPLRVKLIPVPEVAARVAPVLLGKYRQGSFKDALAWDIGKIVGELVPTVQWQDHLLPDYLRMNLRVVDDTGKALGQDRDLIPLRERLSENIAQLIRELPSTTFDRDGLRAWDFGDLPERIEIDRPGIRLIAYPAVIDEGNSVALRLLDSPDKAAAASRLGLRRLFLIEFREELSHAINALPDFPKTAVLYSRLGSAQDLKVELRTAIADRLLFADGDPIRTKDEFARRIDRAWNDLAIVASDVWRITRQTLAEYQAVTLQLGQPAPSNAHATITDLRERLTHLIFKSFLTITPPTWLTHLPRFVKAYGARHRKLVMGGTTRDQANAAIFNRLWERYLDASDRFDDLDVQHLRWMLEELHVSLFAQELKTSLPISPPRVEQQLTRIFVSV
- a CDS encoding ABC transporter permease — protein: MLKFILFRILQFPLILAIIYVVTFLLVWVAPGSPFERTDRAIDPKIIELKKEQLHAASALEFLTYYPWNVIRHGDFGPSLNYEEWSVNDIIKSGLPVSVTLGLLAITIATFAGVAIGAAGAAWRGGVVDWLGLGVALVGISLPGFVTAGLLITIFSVNLKWFPVGGWGTLSTMILPAIALALMPMAYITRLSRAAMIDVLGSDFIRTARAKGLSKPSVVVKHALKNAMLPVLSYIGPATAAAMTGSFVVEKVFNIHGLGEHFVNSVLNRDQTLVLGVVMVYSTLLLGMNLLVDLSYALVDPRIDLSDKGAA
- a CDS encoding prepilin-type N-terminal cleavage/methylation domain-containing protein codes for the protein MWKRTPTGQTCRGFTLVELLVVISIISILVAMLLPALSKARQHANTLTCAANFRQIGIMFSMYANDNRGYLPPVNWKHNLDNSIPNHSSYGMVHALGPYMGRPRWAGTSLTIPYIYAFNDGDRASFRRSVFVCPEYQPTGYDIQPYLSGVAESGYLIHLSPAPRDQTLPRKLTKARRPASSLIHVADSFQDYSLKDRAQLWAGGRSFDIYRHNNRKAANVLFLDGHVNTYQASYIKKNVTSRLTLD
- a CDS encoding GntR family transcriptional regulator, with amino-acid sequence MYDELLVKLRTAIQDGSRKAGEFVGTEQEFCRENGISRVSVRRATDQLIREGLIERRPGKGLFVRQADLATREIGVIVPDLAFEQCVQIARGAQLLGGERGYQVQVYDAHNRMDHDIAILKGLPDRSADGALILSWHHPRFTEALIELKQKGFPFVLVDEHTRDLEVASVTADNHAGGLMVGNALVDLGHRTFGFIGNMAAGTVRARLEGLRDAVGDRGLPFDRSRVVDLAVQPQEDWSERIARCTRQLLSREDRPTAVFYSDDQVAAEAYRTIRGMGLRIPADVSIVGFDDSPLCRWLDPPLASVRQPSVEMGRVAMELLFDGIGRDVTRKRAPTQHVTLPVEWVPRASISAPPATTRPGQ